In one window of Kitasatospora sp. MMS16-BH015 DNA:
- a CDS encoding protein kinase family protein, whose amino-acid sequence MADGTKAVVDTSEADEAALAVALGETSDATPPETARTRSTPDPAEPAEPAEPAAKSGAAAKRDPAEETTPATPATPAAPAEKTAQVEETAPLSTAEIAAELAVGAAALSNAALLLAADHTAAPARSTAATPAEADPDTGSLPVLLPAPLRHSGDKIGGRYRLEECVTQSEAFSSWRAVDEKLRRDVGVHLLAAGHQRARAVLAAAKAGALLNDPRFVQVLDAVQDGELVYVIREWLPGAVDLAQQLADGPMEPYDAYQMVRQVTDAIAAAHRAGQAHLRLTPRCVLRTDSGQYRINGIAVDAALRGLPTEEAALADTRAIGALLYAALTHRWPYPEDRYDLQGLPKDLGCVPPDQVRAGVHKGLAELAARALCAQPPHHLEPITTPEQLAKAIALMPRLRAPEPPALTPPSAFASPATRPAAPPTPPPCYRRTPPRRSSAPSRSARGHPPPRPGSGADAAARW is encoded by the coding sequence GTGGCTGATGGCACCAAGGCAGTCGTCGACACGTCCGAGGCGGACGAGGCGGCACTCGCCGTGGCACTCGGGGAGACCTCCGACGCCACGCCCCCCGAGACCGCCCGCACACGCTCCACCCCCGACCCCGCTGAGCCCGCCGAACCTGCCGAACCCGCTGCCAAGAGCGGGGCCGCCGCGAAGAGAGACCCGGCCGAGGAGACCACCCCGGCCACTCCGGCCACCCCAGCAGCCCCGGCCGAGAAGACCGCCCAGGTCGAGGAGACCGCCCCGCTCTCCACCGCCGAGATCGCCGCCGAACTGGCCGTCGGCGCCGCAGCCCTCTCCAACGCGGCCCTGCTGCTCGCCGCCGACCACACCGCCGCCCCGGCCCGGTCCACCGCCGCCACCCCGGCCGAGGCCGACCCGGACACCGGCTCACTGCCCGTCCTGCTGCCCGCCCCGCTGCGGCACAGCGGCGACAAGATCGGCGGCCGGTACCGGCTGGAGGAGTGCGTCACCCAGTCCGAGGCGTTCAGCAGCTGGCGGGCCGTGGACGAGAAGCTCCGCCGCGACGTGGGCGTCCACCTGCTCGCCGCCGGCCACCAGCGCGCCCGCGCCGTGCTCGCCGCCGCCAAGGCCGGCGCGCTGCTCAACGACCCGCGCTTCGTCCAGGTGCTCGACGCCGTCCAGGACGGCGAGCTGGTCTACGTGATCCGCGAGTGGCTGCCCGGGGCCGTCGACCTCGCCCAGCAGCTCGCCGACGGCCCGATGGAGCCGTACGACGCCTACCAGATGGTCCGTCAGGTCACCGACGCGATCGCCGCCGCCCACCGGGCCGGGCAGGCCCACCTGCGGCTCACCCCGCGCTGCGTGCTGCGCACCGACTCCGGCCAGTACCGGATCAACGGCATCGCCGTGGACGCCGCCCTGCGCGGCCTGCCCACCGAGGAGGCCGCCCTCGCCGACACCCGGGCGATCGGCGCGCTGCTCTACGCCGCCCTCACCCACCGCTGGCCCTACCCCGAGGACCGGTACGACCTCCAGGGCCTGCCCAAGGACCTCGGCTGCGTGCCGCCCGACCAGGTGCGGGCGGGCGTGCACAAGGGGCTTGCCGAGCTCGCCGCCCGCGCCCTGTGCGCGCAGCCGCCGCACCACCTGGAGCCGATCACCACCCCCGAGCAGCTCGCCAAGGCGATCGCCCTGATGCCCCGGCTGCGCGCGCCCGAGCCCCCGGCCCTCACCCCGCCGTCCGCCTTCGCCTCCCCCGCTACACGCCCGGCCGCCCCTCCGACGCCACCACCGTGCTACCGCCGCACCCCGCCCAGGCGCAGCTCGGCACCGTCCAGATCGGCGCGGGGGCACCCCCCGCCCCGCCCCGGAAGCGGCGCGGACGCCGCCGCAAGGTGGTGA
- the trxB gene encoding thioredoxin-disulfide reductase: MSDVRNVIIIGSGPAGYTAALYTARASLKPLVFEGAVTAGGALMNTTEVENFPGFRDGIMGPELMDNMRAQAERFGAELVPDDIVEVDLTGDIKTVTDSEGTVHRARAVIVTTGSQHRKLGLPREDELSGRGVSWCATCDGFFFRDQDIAVVGGGDTALEEATFLSRFAKSVTVIHRRDSLRASKAMQERAFADPKISFAWDSAVEAIHGDPKLSGVTLRDTTTGELRELPVTGLFIAIGHDPRTELFKGQLDLDAEGYLKVEAPSTRTNIPGVFGAGDVVDHTYRQAITASGTGCSAALDAERYLASLADLEAQAAAVAV; encoded by the coding sequence GTGAGCGACGTCCGTAATGTGATCATCATCGGGTCCGGCCCCGCCGGGTACACCGCCGCGCTCTACACCGCCCGAGCCTCCCTCAAGCCGCTGGTCTTCGAGGGCGCCGTGACCGCCGGCGGCGCGCTGATGAACACCACCGAGGTCGAGAACTTCCCGGGCTTCCGGGACGGCATCATGGGCCCCGAGCTGATGGACAACATGCGGGCCCAGGCCGAGCGCTTCGGCGCCGAGCTGGTGCCGGACGACATCGTCGAGGTCGACCTCACCGGTGACATCAAGACCGTCACCGACTCCGAGGGCACCGTGCACCGCGCCCGCGCCGTGATCGTCACCACCGGCTCGCAGCACCGCAAGCTGGGCCTGCCCCGCGAGGACGAGCTCTCAGGTCGCGGTGTCTCCTGGTGCGCCACCTGCGACGGCTTCTTCTTCCGCGACCAGGACATCGCCGTGGTCGGCGGCGGCGACACCGCGCTGGAGGAGGCGACCTTCCTCTCCCGCTTCGCCAAGTCCGTCACGGTGATCCACCGCCGCGACTCGCTGCGCGCCTCCAAGGCCATGCAGGAGCGCGCCTTCGCCGACCCGAAGATCTCCTTCGCCTGGGACAGCGCCGTGGAGGCCATCCACGGCGACCCGAAGCTGAGCGGTGTCACCCTGCGCGACACCACCACCGGCGAGCTCCGCGAGCTGCCCGTCACCGGCCTGTTCATCGCGATCGGCCACGACCCGCGCACCGAGCTCTTCAAGGGCCAGCTCGACCTCGACGCCGAGGGCTACCTCAAGGTCGAGGCCCCCTCCACCCGCACCAACATCCCGGGCGTCTTCGGCGCCGGCGACGTGGTCGACCACACCTACCGCCAGGCCATCACCGCCTCCGGCACCGGCTGCTCCGCCGCGCTGGACGCCGAGCGCTACCTCGCCTCGCTGGCCGACCTGGAGGCCCAGGCCGCCGCGGTCGCCGTCTGA
- the trxA gene encoding thioredoxin, whose amino-acid sequence MAGATITVTDDSFDAEVLKSEKPVLVDFWATWCGPCRMVAPILEEIAGEHGDKLTVAKIDVDANQQTAATYNVISIPTLNVYKGGELVKTITGARPKAALLRELAEYL is encoded by the coding sequence GTGGCCGGCGCCACCATCACCGTCACCGACGATTCCTTCGACGCCGAGGTGCTCAAGAGCGAGAAGCCCGTCCTGGTGGACTTCTGGGCCACCTGGTGCGGCCCGTGCCGCATGGTCGCCCCGATCCTCGAGGAGATCGCGGGCGAGCACGGCGACAAGCTCACCGTCGCCAAGATCGACGTCGACGCCAACCAGCAGACCGCTGCCACGTACAACGTCATCTCCATCCCGACGCTGAACGTGTACAAGGGCGGTGAGCTGGTGAAGACCATCACCGGCGCCCGTCCGAAGGCCGCCCTGCTCCGCGAGCTGGCCGAGTACCTCTAA
- a CDS encoding GNAT family N-acetyltransferase, translated as MGRRIAPLTLDNLADLPSTCRSCVFWELDPVTAKAAVESGKPELEKEGWISAVLLEWGSCGRIAYVDDVPAGYVLYAPPAYVPRSGAFPTSPVSPDAVQLMVSRVLPGYQRQGLGRVLVQQVVKDVVGRGFRAVEAFGAVGREIPSCVLPADHLLAVGFKTVRPHHRYPRLRLEARTTLSWKGDVEVALERLLGGGRGGRRKEPALRPF; from the coding sequence GTGGGACGCAGGATCGCTCCGCTGACCCTGGACAACCTGGCGGACCTTCCGTCCACCTGCCGGTCCTGTGTGTTCTGGGAGCTGGACCCGGTCACCGCCAAGGCGGCGGTGGAGAGCGGCAAGCCGGAGCTGGAGAAGGAGGGCTGGATCTCGGCGGTGCTCCTGGAGTGGGGCTCCTGCGGCCGGATCGCCTACGTGGACGACGTGCCGGCCGGGTACGTGCTGTACGCGCCGCCGGCCTACGTGCCGCGCTCCGGCGCCTTCCCGACCAGCCCGGTCTCGCCGGACGCCGTGCAGCTGATGGTCAGCCGGGTGCTGCCCGGCTACCAGCGGCAGGGGCTCGGCCGGGTGCTGGTGCAGCAGGTGGTCAAGGACGTGGTCGGCCGCGGCTTCCGTGCGGTGGAGGCCTTCGGGGCGGTCGGCCGGGAGATCCCGAGCTGCGTGCTGCCCGCCGACCACCTGCTGGCGGTGGGCTTCAAGACGGTGCGGCCGCACCACCGGTACCCGCGGCTGCGGCTGGAGGCCCGCACCACGCTCTCCTGGAAGGGGGACGTGGAGGTGGCCCTGGAGCGCCTCCTGGGCGGTGGCCGGGGCGGGCGGCGGAAGGAGCCCGCGCTGCGGCCGTTCTGA
- the sigM gene encoding RNA polymerase sigma factor SigM — translation MPAPASSPAAPDSAAGGSGAAPATGAAERTGPAGSTPPTDTTPPTETSTLTDAELLARHSTGDPEAFGLLFQRHRDRLWAVALRTLGDPEEAADALQDALVSAFRAAAGFEGRSAVTTWLHRIVVNACLDRARRAATRRAGSLDETPERLDTLLGTAEAPETAVVRAEQQREISAALAALPPDQRAALVLVDMQGYPVAEAAAVLGVPTGTVKSRCARGRARLLPLLGHLRTPAADPAVSRETTAPAPVAVSRETATAPGPATDGNPAGPAPVQPAATERPKPTDGPKPLEGM, via the coding sequence ATGCCCGCACCGGCTTCCTCCCCCGCTGCCCCCGACTCGGCCGCCGGCGGCTCCGGCGCCGCCCCCGCCACCGGAGCGGCTGAGCGCACCGGGCCCGCCGGGAGCACCCCGCCCACCGACACCACCCCGCCCACCGAGACCTCCACGCTCACCGACGCCGAGCTGCTGGCCCGGCACAGCACCGGCGACCCGGAAGCCTTCGGCCTGCTCTTCCAGCGCCACCGGGACCGCCTCTGGGCCGTCGCCCTGCGCACCCTGGGCGACCCCGAGGAGGCCGCAGACGCCCTCCAGGACGCCCTTGTCTCCGCCTTCCGGGCCGCCGCCGGCTTCGAAGGCCGCTCCGCCGTCACCACCTGGCTGCACCGGATCGTGGTCAACGCCTGCCTGGACCGGGCCCGTCGGGCCGCCACCCGCCGGGCCGGCTCCCTGGACGAGACCCCCGAGCGGCTGGACACCCTGCTCGGCACCGCCGAAGCCCCCGAGACCGCGGTGGTCCGCGCGGAGCAGCAACGCGAGATCTCCGCCGCGCTGGCCGCCCTCCCGCCCGACCAGCGCGCGGCCCTCGTCCTGGTCGACATGCAGGGCTACCCGGTGGCCGAGGCCGCCGCCGTCCTCGGCGTCCCCACCGGCACCGTCAAGAGTCGCTGCGCCCGTGGCCGGGCCCGGCTGCTCCCGCTGCTCGGCCACCTCCGCACCCCGGCCGCCGACCCCGCTGTTTCACGTGAAACCACGGCCCCCGCGCCAGTCGCTGTTTCACGTGAAACAGCGACCGCACCCGGGCCCGCCACCGACGGGAACCCAGCCGGGCCCGCTCCCGTCCAACCAGCGGCCACCGAGCGCCCGAAGCCCACGGATGGCCCGAAGCCCCTGGAAGGGATGTGA
- a CDS encoding anti-sigma factor has translation MTPHTPSQPADDQPGHPELELLADLAEDLLPPARATELHAHLADCPECADTYAAFAEVRELLADTPAPPMPPKVAARIDAALAAEAAARAETARAAEAAIRTQAQTTARAETPAPTPSPATTTEPTEPTEAPGSRPHPRRRRRLLAGALGLAAALAIGTLVGQLDGSAPSTAGPSAGAAAQAPVGPAFTADNLAPEVRRLFPPRETGKPSTGANPEIHGLATPADPGTPDTIAVPEPCLAQAVGHPGAAPLASTKGSYQGTPVLALVYPLPDQPADYDVYLVTPGCPGATVLLHQTVPAH, from the coding sequence ATGACGCCCCACACCCCCTCCCAGCCCGCCGACGACCAGCCCGGCCACCCCGAGCTGGAGCTGCTGGCCGACCTCGCCGAGGACCTGCTCCCGCCGGCCCGGGCCACCGAGCTGCACGCCCACCTCGCCGACTGCCCCGAGTGCGCCGACACCTACGCGGCCTTCGCCGAGGTCCGCGAACTGCTGGCCGACACCCCGGCGCCCCCGATGCCCCCCAAGGTCGCCGCCCGCATCGACGCCGCCCTCGCCGCCGAGGCCGCCGCCCGCGCCGAGACCGCCCGAGCCGCCGAAGCCGCCATCCGCACCCAGGCCCAGACCACCGCCCGAGCCGAAACCCCCGCGCCCACCCCCTCCCCCGCCACCACCACCGAGCCCACCGAGCCCACCGAGGCCCCCGGCTCGCGCCCCCACCCCCGGCGCCGACGCCGCCTGCTGGCCGGCGCCCTCGGGCTCGCCGCCGCGCTGGCGATCGGCACCCTGGTCGGTCAGCTCGACGGCTCGGCCCCGAGCACAGCGGGCCCGTCCGCCGGCGCCGCCGCCCAGGCCCCCGTCGGCCCGGCCTTCACCGCCGACAACCTCGCCCCCGAGGTCCGCCGACTGTTCCCGCCCCGGGAGACCGGCAAGCCCTCCACCGGGGCCAACCCCGAGATCCACGGCCTCGCCACCCCGGCCGACCCCGGCACCCCGGACACCATCGCCGTCCCCGAGCCCTGCCTCGCCCAGGCCGTCGGCCACCCGGGCGCCGCCCCGCTCGCCAGCACCAAGGGCAGCTACCAGGGCACCCCCGTCCTGGCCCTGGTCTACCCCCTCCCCGACCAGCCGGCCGACTACGACGTCTACCTGGTCACCCCCGGCTGCCCCGGCGCCACCGTGCTGCTCCACCAGACCGTCCCCGCGCACTGA